Proteins found in one Mytilus edulis chromosome 2, xbMytEdul2.2, whole genome shotgun sequence genomic segment:
- the LOC139513774 gene encoding ferroportin-like, with protein sequence MVVNSLSRRNKICVYLSHFFTTVGARMWWFGIGLFIIEVTPDSLQLTAIYGFSNGGALLLLSTLVGDIIDRTARLKAARIALFLNNFGIALCCVIVIFVFTFRSEIETKLPEQGLLKLCFTLIIILMIFSNVCNLGRTLVMERDWIVEICNRKTDNIATMSATFRFIDLCTNAFAPLLTGQLMTYVSSMYGAVFIGSWNICAFFIEYWLIGMVYRMNPALHSKDSTIYELEVIQNEELMKSSTGHLGKETSSQEKQLKENESSVESVPIADQNQNKSSLKPVKSPESKKQHSSFVGKLFFSFIALYRGWRHYIQYKVAVAGVALAFLYFTVLGFDNITIGYAYSQGMTESILGIINAISACFGIIASVAYPFLRKRVGLVNTGLIGLTCQISCLALCVVSLWLPGGTFGPPSDVQMSHVNVSCTTQLYINTTLPAYETFCFDSIADKGFAGMSTSLIVLFSGILGARFGVWTADLVITQLFLESVDESERGLVNGFQSSLNKLMDMLKFVMVMFISDPAKFGYPAIVSYCFICSAWLLYAVYKKRTTGSILCKGCL encoded by the exons ATGGTTGTAAACAGTTTATCAAGAAGAAACaagatttgtgtttatctttCACACTTCTTCACAACTGTT ggTGCGCGCATGTGGTGGTTTGGTATTGGTCTTTTCATTATAGAAGTGACTCCAGATTCATTGCAGTTGACTGCAATCTACGGGTTCAGTAATGGTGGTGCATTGTTACTGTTGTCGACTTTAGTAGGAGATATCATTGACAGAACAGCAAGACTTAAGG CTGCACGCATAGCCTTGTTTCTAAATAATTTTGGGATCGCCTTGTGTTGTGTAATTGTAATCTTTGTATTTACTTTTCGTTCTGAGATTGAGACAAAGCTTCCAGAACAAGGACTTCTTAAGTTATGTTTCACACTGATTATTATTcttatgatattttcaaatgtatgcAATCTTGGAAGAACCTTGGTCATGGAAAGAGACTGGATTGTAGAAATCTGCAATAGAAAGACAGATAACATCGCTA CAATGAGTGCCACATTTCGTTTCATCGACTTATGCACGAACGCCTTTGCACCATTATTAACAGGCCAGCTAATGACATATGTGTCTAGTATGTACGGTGCTGTTTTCATTGGCTCTTGGAACATCTGTGCGTTCTTCATTGAGTATTGGCTTATTGGAATGGTTTATAGAATGAATCCGGCTCTACATTCTAAGGATTCAACTATATATG AACTTGAGGTAATACAGAATGAGGAATTGATGAAATCGTCTACAGGTCATCTGGGAAAAGAAACATCTTCTCAAGAAAAACAACTAAAAGAGAATGAAAGTTCCGTGGAAAGTGTTCCAATAGCAGATCAAAACCAGAACAAAAGCTCTCTGAAACCAGTGAAGTCTCCTGAATCAAAAAAACAACATTCGTCTTTCGTTGGAAAATTGTTTTTCAGTTTTATTGCATTATATAGAGGATGGCGCCATTATATACAGTACAAAGTAGCAGTTGCAGGCGTAGCCTTAGCGTTCCTTTACTTCACAGTGCTCGGTTTTGATAATATAACTATTG GGTACGCCTATAGTCAAGGTATGACTGAGTCTATTTTAGGTATTATCAATGCAATATCAGCCTGTTTTGGTATTATCGCATCTGTTGCCTATCCATTTTTACGTAAACGTGTTGGGCTGGTGAACACTGGTTTGATTGGCCTAACTTGTCAAATATCATGTTTAGCGTTATGTGTTGTCTCACTATGGCTACCGGGTGGAACATTCGGACCGCCGTCTGACGTTCAGATGTCCCATGTTAACGTATCTTGCACAACTCAACTGTATATCAACACTACCTTGCCAGCCTATGAAACATTCTGTTTTGACAGTATCGCCGATAAAGGTTTTGCAGGAATGTCAACGTCCCTTATTGTTCTGTTCTCGGGAATTTTGGGAGCACGATTTG GTGTTTGGACAGCTGATTTAGTTATAACACAACTGTTTTTAGAAAGTGTAGACGAATCAGAGAGAGGTTTGGTGAATGGTTTTCAGTCATCACTCAACAAATTGATGGACATGCTCAAATTTGTAATGGTGATGTTTATATCCGACCCAGCCAAGTTTGGTTATCCGGCTATAGTTTCGTATTGCTTTATTTGCTCAGCCTGGTTGTTATATGCTGTTTATAAAAAGAGAACAACGGGAAGCATACTTTGCAAAGGATGCCTGTAA
- the LOC139513775 gene encoding uncharacterized protein: protein MITRNLATNEKKTGPLTFPYRHESKLSLTSDWYFSLNLLGIVVVHTNRKPAGILTRENRHTCATLLSLQCSVLFFLKTKRQVELVYLITMATSEYEELRHRNLEDNRVMLEKLMADLKNEMQVPGRIKPIKKPRDIKSRSIDSSDYEPRRNPSRNGRCNQMNYSPPRTRGRRGSLSSTASSFSSDSSSESASSLQVRFGFFNKGRNQETGGNDENSDEENDLPKRIHRVHRDNRSADEISDEDLSRVALFVSDKRYDSFYGTTCHQCRQKTDDMKTICRKGHCYGVRGQFCGPCLRNRYGEDAQGALKDPDWICPPCRGICNCSFCRKRAGKACTGILVHLARESGFSDVNAYLQNRKSNAVQYEIVKRRKLDTASEGEDSDDIVSQDSSTEQEETEEKEDDTEEQPIKNSPPKLAVKMFKSKPKSESTDVTAPENTSLTSLKSPEKKTFKNIFQDKLVAEKRQPKPKVFMDDIKSSPVTKKQDTKTASPPQMTKPIEWTIGDCLWSKVSGHPWWPCMVAVEKQCGEYTKMQGRSRMYHVQYFGDTCETGWVYSSSTMKFEGKRAFEEYVMETLQCARKSEKSKLEKSYKIPSCRAVSLNIAIEEGETSLQLDRPARSQEYAFNYEPKSNPKKENKRVSLTDKAKTSTKKRKISMNKNSPVVPKHKRIKNCQSEENIKEKSLQQTEQTQPGKTMKHYYETERVEDEDQGPVNDGPLETSKEDIPSYTEMIQTVIKIEPKDDYNEENKFEDERGV, encoded by the exons ATGATAACTCGGAACCTTGCCACTAATGAAAAGAAAACCGGACCCTTGACATTTCCTTACCGACACGAGTCTAAACTTAGTCTTACCAGTGACTGGTATTTTTCTCTTAATTTGCTGGGGATTGTAGTGGTGCATACAAACCGGAAACCAGCTGGAATATTAACCCGGGAAAATCGACACACGTGTGCAACTTTATTAAGTCTTCAGTGCAGTGTGTTGTTTTTCTTAAAAACTAAAAG ACAAGTAGAGTTGGTATATCTGATCACTATGGCTACCAGTGAATATGAAGAATTACGACATCGAAACTTGGAAGACAACAGAGTTATG ttgGAAAAGTTGATGGCTGACTTGAAAAATGAGATGCAAGTACCAGGAAGGATCAAGCCAATTAAA AAACCCAGAGACATAAAATCAAGGTCAATAGATAGCTCCGACTATGAACCACGGAGAAATCCTTCACGAAATGGAAGATGTAACCAAATGAACTACAGTCCACCACGCACCAGAGGTCGACGTGGTTCTCTGTCATCGACTGCTTCATCGTTCTCATCAGACTCTTCTTCAGAATCAGCCAGT TCCCTCCAAGTTAGATTTGGCTTTTTCAACAAAGGAAGAAATCAAGAGACAGGAGGAAATGATGAAAACAGTGATGAG gaaaatGATTTGCCGAAAAGAATACATCGTGTTCATCGTGACAATCGGTCAGCTGATGAAATCAGTGACGAGGATTTATCTAGAGTAGCATTGTTTGTCAGTGATAAGAGATATGATAGTTTTTAT GGTACAACCTGCCATCAATGTAGACAGAAAACTGATGATATGAAGACAATTTGTAGGAAAGGTCATTGCTATGGAGTTAGAGGTCAA TTTTGTGGACCTTGCCTAAGAAACAGATATGGAGAGGATGCACAAGGTGCTCTCAAAGATCCT gaCTGGATATGCCCACCCTGTAGAGGAATCTGTAATTGTAGTTTCTGTAGGAAGAGAGCTGGTAAAGCCTGTACTGGAATCCTTGTACATTTAGCCAGAGAGAGTGGTTTTAGTGATGTCAATGCTTACTTACAGAATAGAAAGTCTAATG ctgTGCAATATGAAATAGTAAAAAGAAGAAAGTTAGACACTGCCAGTGAAGGGGAAGACTCAGATGATATAGTATCACAAGACTCTTCCACTGAACAAGAAGAAACTGAGGAGAAAGAAGATGATACAGAGGAACAACCAATAAAAAATTCACCACCCAAACTAGCTGTGAAAATGTTTAAATCAAAACCCAAATCAGAGTCAACTGATGTGACGGCACCAGAAAATACATCACTGACAAGTCTGAAATCACctgaaaagaaaacatttaaaaatatatttcaagatAAACTGGTTGCAGAAAAGAGACAACCTAAACCAAAGGTTTTCATGGATGATATCAAGTCATCTCCAGTAACTAAGAAACAAGACACTAAAACTGCATCTCCTCCTCAGATGACCAAGCCAATAGAATGGACAATCGGTGATTGTCTTTGGTCAAAAGTATCTGGACATCCTTGGTGGCCATGTATGGTAGCTGTGGAGAAACAGTGTGGGGAATACACCAAAATGCAAG GTAGATCAAGAATGTACCATGTACAGTATTTTGGTGATACTTGTGAGACAGGTTGGGTTTATAGTTCCTCAACAATGAAGTTTGAAGGCAAAAGAGCATTTGAAGAGTATGTAATGGAAACCCTTCAATGTGCAAGGAAATCAGAAAAATCAAAGCTGGAAAAATCATACAAGATCCCTTCCTGCAGAGCAGTATCATTGAATATTGCTATTGAGGAAGGTGAAACTTCACTTCAGCTTGACAGACCGGCACGGTCACAAGAATATGCTTTTAATTATGAACCGAAGTCTAATCCAAAAAAGGAGAACAAAAGAGTTTCCCTGACTGATAAGGCTAAAACCAGCACAAAGAAGAGAAAAATTAGTATGAATAAAAATTCTCCTGTAGTACCAAAGCATAAAAGGATAAAAAATTGTCAGTCTGAAGAAAACATTAAGGAAAAGAGTCTTCAGCAAACAGAACAAACGCAACCAGGAAAGACAATGAAGCATTACTATG AAACAGAAAGGGTAGAAGATGAAGACCAGGGACCAGTGAATGATGGACCTTTGGAGACATCCAAAGAAGATATCCCAAGTTATACTGAAATGATTCAAACTGTTATAAAG ATTGAGCCAAAAGATGACTACAATGAAGAAAataag tTTGAAGATGAGAGGGGAGTTTAG